Genomic window (Fibrobacter sp.):
GAGAATTGACAGGCTGCTTATCTCAAAGGCTCTGGAATCAACAGGCAGAAATGTTTCAGGTGCTGCCAGGCTACTCAGGATAAGCAGAAACGCACTCATGGATCTTATAAAGAAATATCAATTGTGAGAAAGAACGATTACAGCCGGATATTACGACTGATAAAGGAGTGCAAAGCGGTATTTGCAGCTTCTGCCGTTTTGTTCTTGATGGTGTGTTCCTGCAATTTCATTAAAGATCCCTGGACTCCGTTTCAGTATTCAACCGCAGATATTTCCGGTACGGTTTACGATGCTGTTTTTAAAAAACCTGTGCCGGGTGTAAATGTGAGAATTTCCGGGACTTCTGAAAAAGCTGTTACCGGTGCTGATGGAAGTTTCCTCATAGAAAATGTCAGGACCGGGAAATTCTGGCTGGTTTTCACTAACTCCCTTTTCAAAACCGACTCGGTACGAA
Coding sequences:
- a CDS encoding carboxypeptidase-like regulatory domain-containing protein, encoding MRKNDYSRILRLIKECKAVFAASAVLFLMVCSCNFIKDPWTPFQYSTADISGTVYDAVFKKPVPGVNVRISGTSEKAVTGADGSFLIENVRTGKFWLVFTNSLFKTDSVRIQVKLTGNDEEYFIKRKEQPPEITSFSFSPVNPLSCDEPLTIRFSAVDSTGGISGFRLSSPAGERM